A genomic window from Luteolibacter sp. LG18 includes:
- a CDS encoding NF038129 family PEP-CTERM protein codes for MKSNPLLLLATGLLLSVGSASAALYHVSIDTSALTLPANSGSGPFSLDFQLNSGATTGNNTATISNFNFGGGGGPFDTATLIGGASGSLPGTITLTDTNAFNEFYQSFTAGSVISFDLNLTENIDSGAIPDSFSFSILDGSLANIPTTGFGDTLLQVDIAAGSNVNLSSATGSYAGVSVTAVPEPSSALLGLVAVAGGVLRRRRRSA; via the coding sequence CCACTCCTCCTCCTGGCCACCGGGCTCCTGCTGTCCGTCGGCTCCGCCAGCGCGGCGCTCTACCACGTGTCCATCGACACCAGCGCGCTGACCCTTCCCGCGAACTCGGGCAGCGGCCCGTTCTCGCTCGACTTCCAGTTGAACAGCGGTGCGACCACCGGCAACAACACGGCGACCATCAGCAACTTCAACTTCGGTGGTGGCGGTGGCCCGTTCGATACCGCCACCCTCATCGGCGGCGCGAGCGGCAGCCTCCCCGGCACCATCACGCTCACCGACACGAACGCGTTCAACGAATTCTACCAGAGCTTCACCGCGGGTTCGGTCATCAGCTTCGACCTGAATCTGACCGAGAACATCGACTCCGGCGCGATCCCGGACTCGTTCTCGTTCTCGATCCTCGACGGCAGCCTGGCCAACATCCCGACGACGGGATTCGGTGACACGCTGCTCCAGGTGGACATCGCGGCTGGCTCGAACGTCAACCTTTCGTCGGCCACCGGTTCCTATGCCGGGGTCAGCGTGACCGCGGTTCCGGAGCCGAGCTCCGCGCTCCTCGGCCTGGTGGCCGTGGCGGGTGGCGTGCTGCGCCGCCGCCGTCGCTCGGCCTGA